A window of the Diceros bicornis minor isolate mBicDic1 chromosome 28, mDicBic1.mat.cur, whole genome shotgun sequence genome harbors these coding sequences:
- the SLC25A51 gene encoding mitochondrial nicotinamide adenine dinucleotide transporter SLC25A51, with product MVDSEAHGKRPPLLAPSQQDAPAGAAKVGEAKHYLCGCCAAFNNVAVTFPIQKALFRQQLYGIRTRDAVLQLRRDGFRNLYRGILPPLMQKTTTLALMFGLYEDLSCLLRKHVSTPELATRSMAALLAGTTEAVFTPLERVQTLLQDHKHHDKFTNTYHAFKALRCHGMREYYRGLVPILFRNGFSNVLFFGLRGPIKEHLPTATTHSAHLVNDFICGGLLGAVLGILFFPVNVVKTRMQSQIGGEFQSFPKVFQKIWLERDRKLTNLFRGAHLNYHRSLISWGIINATYEFLLKII from the coding sequence ATGGTGGATTCAGAAGCTCATGGGAAGAGGCCGCCACTCCTGGCGCCTTCACAGCAGGACGCGCCAGCTGGCGCTGCAAAGGTTGGCGAGGCGAAGCATTACTTGTGTGGCTGCTGTGCGGCCTTCAACAACGTCGCCGTCACCTTTCCCATTCAGAAGGCCCTCTTTCGGCAACAGCTGTACGGAATCAGAACGCGGGACGCAGTCCTGCAGCTGAGGAGGGATGGGTTTCGAAACCTGTATCGCGGAATCCTTCCCCCCTTAATGCAGAAGACAACCACGCTGGCGCTTATGTTTGGTCTGTATGAGGATCTGTCTTGCCTTCTCCGTAAGCATGTCAGCACCCCAGAGCTTGCAACCCGCAGCATGGCAGCACTGCTGGCAGGGACAACAGAAGCGGTTTTCACTCCACTGGAAAGAGTTCAAACATTGCTTCAGGACCACAAGCATCATGACAAATTTACAAACACCTATCATGCTTTCAAGGCACTGAGATGCCACGGAATGAGAGAGTATTATCGAGGCTTGGTGCCCATCCTGTTCCGTAATGGATTCAGCAATGTCCTTTTTTTTGGCCTTCGAGGGCCCATCAAGGAGCACCTGCCGACTGCCACGACTCACAGTGCTCACTTGGTCAATGATTTTATCTGTGGAGGTCTGTTGGGTGCCGTGTTGGGGATCTTGTTTTTCCCAGTTAATGTTGTAAAAACTCGCATGCAGTCTCAGATTGGTGGGGAattccagtctttccccaaagTTTTCCAAAAAATCTGGCTAGAACGGGACAGGAAACTGACGAATCTTTTCAGAGGTGCCCATCTGAATTACCATCGGTCCCTCATCTCTTGGGGCATAATCAATGCGACTTACGAGTTCTTGTTAAAGATTATATGA